The window TCCGATCGCGAAGGAATCGAGCGTTTTTTCACTAATTTTGGCTGCCGATCCGACAGTAAGAACAATTGGTCGCAAACATCTTCCACTTCCTCGAAATCTACATCACCAACGACATATAAATCCAGTTCGTCCTCTCGGAGCGCTCTCTCATAATATTGATACAGACTTTCTGAAGAAATGGAATCGACATCGTCCAAGCGCCCATATGGATGCAACGCATATGGTTCATTTTCACACATTTCCTCTATGAGACGTTGGCTCGCATAACGCATTTTGTCGTCAAACAACGATTGCAATCGCTGTTTTAAAATCCGTTTTTCACTCGTCACGGATGATTCATGAAATCGGCCGTTTTCTGCATTGGGTGCAAGTAAAATAGAAGCTAAAAAATCAAGTCCTGTACGTAATAATGGCGTCTTCTCTTTTAAAAATTTTTCATTGGCGAGTTCAATGGAAAAACTCATAATGTGGTATTCGCCTTTTTTGCCAACATCCACAAAAAAATTAGCCCCATACAGCTCTTCCAAATAAGATTGGAGGGATGTGGTTGTCGGATATTTCTTGGAGCTGTTTTGCAGCACGTAAGGGAGAAGGGCTCTTAAAGTAACCGTCTCATTTTCAAGAGGTGCTTTCATCTTCCACACAATTGTATTCGTTTTGTATTGATCGGTTTTGACAAAATGAAGGGTATAGCCCTTTTTCTTTTTGACTATTTCATCCACCACTGTCATCTCTATTTCCTCCTTTTTTATCTCCATCTTCATCAAAGGCATTTTGTTTTTCATCGTTCTAAAACATCATTCAGGATGGCAGCGACATTTGCCCTTAAAGATTGTCAGCCTTTTCTGCTAAACCCACCATGCGGTAAAAACCCATTCGTCTCGCTTTATTTTATG of the Bacillus smithii genome contains:
- the yfmF gene encoding EF-P 5-aminopentanol modification-associated protein YfmF, producing MTVVDEIVKKKKGYTLHFVKTDQYKTNTIVWKMKAPLENETVTLRALLPYVLQNSSKKYPTTTSLQSYLEELYGANFFVDVGKKGEYHIMSFSIELANEKFLKEKTPLLRTGLDFLASILLAPNAENGRFHESSVTSEKRILKQRLQSLFDDKMRYASQRLIEEMCENEPYALHPYGRLDDVDSISSESLYQYYERALREDELDLYVVGDVDFEEVEDVCDQLFLLSDRQPKLVKKRSIPSRSEVKVVKEQQYVKQGKLNIGYRTHVSFGDPDYFALQVFNGIFGGFSHSKLFLNVREKESLAYYASSRLESHKGLMMVMSGIESKNYEKAVAIIRKQLEAMKNGDFSDKEIEQTKAVIHNQLLETIDTQRGLIEMLYHNVLAKKNVTVEDWLQGIVEASDSEIVKVAEKIEMDTIYFLSGQEGLN